The following proteins are encoded in a genomic region of Pseudomonas sp. Os17:
- a CDS encoding cytochrome ubiquinol oxidase subunit I, translating to MFGLEALDLARIQFAFTISFHILFPAITIGLASYLAVLEGLWLKTRDDTYRDLYHFWSKIFAVNFGMGVVSGLVMAYQFGTNWSRFSDFAGSVTGPLLTYEVLTAFFLEAGFLGVMLFGWNKVGRKLHFFSTVMVAIGTLISTFWILSSNSWMQTPQGYEIVNGQVIPVDWLAVIFNPSFPYRLAHMAVAAFVATAFFVGSSAAWHLLRGRDNPAIRRMLSMAMWMALIVAPVQAVIGDFHGLNTLKHQPAKIAAIEGHWENVGNEPTPLILFGWPDMKAEKTRFAVEIPYLGSLILTHSLDKQVPALKEFPPEDRPNSTIVFWSFRIMVGLGMLMIFTGLWSLWLRKRDTLYTSRPFLYLALWMGPSGLIAILAGWFTTEIGRQPWVVYGLMRTADASSGHSFVQMSITLALFVVVYFSLFGVGIGYMMRLVRKGPVTNEGAETSHGGPGQKRTPARPLSAADDDHDADHGTRLNKGN from the coding sequence ATGTTCGGTTTAGAGGCGCTTGATCTCGCCCGAATTCAATTCGCGTTCACCATCTCGTTCCACATCCTGTTCCCGGCGATCACCATCGGCCTGGCGAGTTACCTGGCGGTACTCGAGGGCCTGTGGCTGAAAACCCGCGACGACACCTACCGTGATCTCTACCACTTCTGGTCGAAGATCTTCGCCGTCAACTTCGGCATGGGTGTGGTTTCCGGCCTGGTGATGGCTTACCAGTTCGGCACCAACTGGAGCCGTTTCTCGGACTTTGCCGGGTCGGTCACCGGCCCCTTGCTCACCTATGAAGTGCTCACGGCCTTCTTCCTGGAAGCCGGTTTCCTCGGTGTGATGCTGTTCGGCTGGAACAAGGTCGGGCGCAAGCTGCACTTCTTCTCCACGGTGATGGTGGCCATCGGTACCCTGATCTCGACCTTCTGGATCCTCTCGTCCAACAGCTGGATGCAGACTCCGCAAGGCTATGAAATCGTCAACGGCCAGGTGATCCCGGTGGACTGGCTGGCGGTGATCTTCAACCCGTCATTCCCCTATCGCCTGGCGCATATGGCGGTCGCCGCGTTCGTTGCCACGGCGTTCTTCGTCGGCTCGTCCGCAGCCTGGCACTTGCTGCGGGGCCGCGACAACCCGGCCATTCGTCGCATGCTGTCGATGGCGATGTGGATGGCCCTGATCGTGGCGCCGGTGCAGGCGGTGATCGGCGACTTCCACGGCCTCAACACCCTCAAGCATCAGCCGGCGAAAATTGCCGCGATCGAAGGCCACTGGGAAAACGTCGGCAACGAGCCGACCCCGCTGATCCTCTTCGGCTGGCCGGACATGAAGGCCGAGAAGACCCGTTTCGCGGTGGAAATCCCCTACCTGGGCAGCCTGATCCTCACCCACTCGCTGGACAAGCAGGTGCCGGCGCTCAAGGAGTTCCCGCCCGAGGACCGGCCCAACTCGACCATCGTCTTCTGGTCGTTCCGGATCATGGTCGGCCTGGGCATGCTGATGATCTTCACCGGCCTTTGGAGCCTCTGGCTGCGCAAGCGTGACACCCTCTACACCTCGCGCCCGTTCCTGTACCTGGCGTTGTGGATGGGCCCATCCGGGCTGATCGCGATCCTCGCGGGCTGGTTCACCACCGAGATCGGCCGTCAGCCGTGGGTGGTCTATGGCCTGATGCGCACGGCGGACGCCTCGTCCGGGCACAGCTTTGTGCAGATGAGCATCACCCTGGCGCTGTTCGTGGTGGTGTACTTCTCGCTGTTCGGCGTGGGTATCGGCTACATGATGCGCCTGGTGCGCAAAGGTCCGGTCACCAACGAAGGTGCCGAAACCAGCCACGGTGGTCCCGGGCAGAAACGTACCCCGGCCCGTCCGCTGTCCGCAGCCGACGATGACCACGACGCCGACCACGGCACCCGCCTGAACAAGGGGAACTGA
- a CDS encoding DJ-1 family glyoxalase III, whose amino-acid sequence MTFRALVTLAEGIDDLQSVTLIDVLRRAELEVLAASVENRRMLTCARGTRLTADAMLVDVLAQRFDLIVLPGGAVGAQHLASHQPLMQLVKDQAAAGRLFAGIAEAPALALQAYGVLRQRRMTCLPSASHQLLGCSFVDQPVVVDGNCITAQGSGAALAFALALVEALCGRAKRAQVAAELLV is encoded by the coding sequence ATGACCTTCAGAGCCTTGGTCACCCTTGCCGAAGGCATCGATGATCTGCAAAGCGTGACCCTGATCGATGTCCTGCGCCGTGCCGAACTCGAAGTGCTGGCGGCCAGCGTCGAAAACCGGCGCATGCTCACCTGCGCCCGGGGCACCCGGCTCACCGCCGACGCCATGCTGGTGGATGTACTGGCCCAGCGCTTCGATCTGATCGTATTGCCTGGCGGCGCGGTGGGCGCCCAGCACCTGGCGAGCCACCAACCGCTGATGCAACTGGTCAAGGACCAGGCAGCAGCGGGGCGCCTGTTCGCCGGCATCGCCGAAGCGCCGGCCCTGGCCTTGCAGGCCTATGGCGTGCTGCGCCAGCGGCGCATGACCTGCCTGCCCAGTGCCAGCCATCAACTGCTGGGCTGCAGCTTTGTCGACCAGCCGGTGGTGGTGGATGGCAACTGCATCACCGCCCAGGGTTCCGGCGCCGCCCTGGCGTTTGCCCTGGCCCTGGTGGAGGCGTTGTGCGGTCGCGCCAAGCGCGCCCAGGTGGCAGCAGAGTTGCTGGTATAG
- a CDS encoding DUF4879 domain-containing protein — protein sequence MRSTVKMIALALVGAAACWLTTPAVARSAPPLSRVEILKVLSPSCGLEDVSDGRERTQCDHSGPNIKVYVLEIGYGREPHVTLDGFEVDGTRSAVCEDGSSYVPCGNSGITVGYIYVFDLAGKQEGTFSFRNTSINAPGNTLGAQIYIR from the coding sequence ATGCGCAGCACAGTGAAAATGATCGCGTTGGCGTTGGTGGGAGCAGCGGCCTGCTGGCTGACGACTCCGGCCGTGGCTCGCTCGGCGCCACCCTTGAGCCGGGTGGAGATTCTCAAGGTGCTGTCACCTTCCTGCGGGCTGGAGGACGTTTCCGACGGCCGTGAACGGACCCAGTGCGATCACAGCGGCCCGAACATCAAGGTCTATGTGCTGGAGATCGGCTACGGCCGCGAGCCCCATGTGACCCTGGACGGTTTTGAAGTCGACGGCACCCGTTCGGCCGTGTGCGAGGACGGTTCCAGCTATGTGCCTTGCGGCAACTCCGGGATCACCGTCGGCTACATCTATGTGTTCGACCTGGCGGGCAAGCAGGAAGGCACCTTCAGTTTCCGCAACACCTCGATCAACGCGCCGGGCAATACCCTCGGCGCGCAGATCTACATCAGGTAG
- a CDS encoding type II toxin-antitoxin system RelE/ParE family toxin produces the protein MIKSFQHKGLRAFYETGSTRGIRAEHARRLARQLSFMDHASEPADLNLPGWRLHPLRGDLHGYWSLVVSGNWRVIFRFVGSDIELVDYLDYH, from the coding sequence ATGATCAAGTCCTTTCAGCACAAAGGCCTGCGCGCCTTCTATGAAACCGGATCGACTCGTGGAATACGGGCTGAGCATGCACGCCGGCTGGCCCGCCAGCTGTCGTTCATGGATCACGCCAGCGAACCGGCAGACCTCAACCTGCCGGGCTGGCGGCTGCACCCACTCAGGGGCGACCTGCACGGCTATTGGTCCCTGGTGGTGTCCGGCAACTGGCGAGTGATCTTTCGTTTCGTAGGTTCGGATATCGAACTGGTCGATTATCTGGACTACCACTGA
- a CDS encoding HigA family addiction module antitoxin, producing MPIHNPPHPGDTLRLDVLPELGISVTELARHIGYARPHLSKVLNGHAPIRAELAVRLERAGIGKAKVWLAVQADYDIWHTEQELQPVIEPIAAHVG from the coding sequence ATGCCCATTCACAACCCACCCCACCCCGGTGACACCCTGCGCCTGGATGTCCTGCCTGAGCTGGGCATCAGCGTGACGGAGTTGGCCCGGCATATCGGCTATGCCCGCCCGCATCTGTCCAAGGTGTTGAACGGCCATGCGCCGATCCGCGCGGAACTGGCGGTCCGCCTGGAACGTGCCGGAATCGGCAAGGCCAAGGTCTGGCTGGCGGTGCAGGCCGATTACGACATCTGGCACACCGAGCAGGAGTTGCAACCGGTGATCGAGCCTATCGCGGCCCATGTCGGCTGA
- a CDS encoding MFS transporter, with amino-acid sequence MPSQTPLLLRHHRPFIAFWLARIFTASGFQMLTVAIGWNLYQLTGNVLDLGLVGLVEFAPRVLFMLHTGHVADRYDRRRVAAICQLLQALIALALAVGSLTDSVTREMIFILAFLLGGARSFEMPTTQALLPSIVPAALFPRAVAAAQSAQQSATIVAPALGGLLYAFGSVWVYGPTVVLYLIACLLMLNLPARQTPLNKGKATLDSLLAGIRFIRSRPDILGAISLDLFAVLLGGATALLPVFAKDILLTGPWGLGLLRSAPAVGALLMSLWLARFSVERKVGRVMFTAVGVFGVATIAFGLSTSFWFSLAVLVVLGAADMISMVIRASFVQLETPDEMRGRVSAVNGLFIGASNQLGEFESGLTAHWFGTVPAVVLGGVGTLLVTGVWIKLFPTLAKRDRMIERVEEAKA; translated from the coding sequence ATGCCCAGCCAAACGCCTCTGTTGCTCCGTCACCATCGCCCGTTCATCGCTTTCTGGCTGGCCCGGATCTTCACCGCCAGCGGTTTCCAGATGCTCACCGTGGCCATCGGCTGGAACCTCTACCAACTGACCGGCAACGTCCTCGACCTGGGCCTGGTGGGGCTGGTGGAGTTCGCCCCGCGCGTGCTGTTCATGCTGCACACCGGGCATGTGGCCGATCGCTACGACCGGCGCCGGGTAGCGGCGATCTGCCAGTTGCTGCAAGCCTTGATCGCCCTGGCCCTGGCCGTCGGCAGCCTGACCGACAGCGTCACCCGGGAAATGATCTTCATCCTGGCCTTCCTCCTCGGCGGCGCCCGCTCCTTCGAGATGCCCACCACCCAGGCCCTGCTGCCGAGCATCGTGCCCGCGGCGCTGTTTCCCCGGGCGGTGGCCGCTGCGCAATCGGCGCAACAGTCGGCGACCATCGTCGCCCCGGCCCTGGGCGGGTTGCTGTATGCCTTCGGCAGCGTCTGGGTCTACGGCCCCACCGTGGTCCTGTACCTGATCGCCTGCCTGCTGATGCTCAACCTGCCGGCGCGGCAGACGCCGCTGAACAAGGGCAAGGCCACCCTCGATTCGCTGCTGGCGGGGATTCGCTTCATCCGCAGCCGCCCGGACATCCTCGGCGCCATCTCCCTGGACCTGTTCGCGGTGCTGCTGGGCGGCGCCACCGCATTGCTGCCGGTGTTCGCCAAGGACATCCTGTTGACCGGCCCCTGGGGCCTGGGCCTGCTGCGTTCGGCGCCAGCGGTGGGCGCGCTGCTGATGTCACTGTGGCTGGCGCGTTTCAGCGTCGAGCGCAAGGTCGGGCGGGTGATGTTCACCGCGGTCGGGGTATTCGGCGTGGCCACCATCGCCTTCGGCCTCTCGACCTCGTTCTGGTTTTCCCTTGCGGTGCTGGTGGTGTTGGGGGCGGCGGACATGATCAGCATGGTGATCCGCGCGTCCTTCGTGCAGCTGGAAACCCCGGACGAAATGCGCGGCCGGGTCAGCGCGGTGAACGGCCTGTTCATCGGCGCTTCGAACCAGCTGGGGGAATTTGAATCCGGGCTGACCGCCCACTGGTTCGGCACAGTGCCGGCGGTGGTCCTGGGCGGGGTCGGCACGCTGCTGGTGACCGGGGTCTGGATCAAGCTGTTCCCGACTCTGGCCAAGCGCGATCGGATGATCGAGCGAGTGGAAGAGGCCAAGGCCTGA